A genome region from Thermococcus sp. includes the following:
- a CDS encoding RsmB/NOP family class I SAM-dependent RNA methyltransferase, whose translation MGKLKLSDRQLYTLVEAVKLGEEVKPSQQARRKAFARYRVEGWENSKLTGIFYSVQRRLGLIDEVIEELVGVSPLILDPWLRATLRVAVEIAVFRDPSEKTRGHLRGLAQFLSKRTHPYVGYYYYDLLPEVFEYVPVIDTEEKRLKWDYLFPEWFIVKMRGLVGDEAGELLKALNETLPTSIRVNLLKASVEDVEHYLRKKSVRFERSGRVETVIRILDPFNPEWLFNKGFAIAQEEAAAVASLVLDPKPGETVVDLAAAPGGKTAHMAELMKNEGKIYAFDVDKARIKRMNEVLRRTGVEIAEIVRADGRKAPDILGEGIADGVMLDAPCTSDGTIAKNPELRWRLREKNIPKVVSLQKELLESAWKLLRPEGRLLYSTCSMFHEENEGVVEWFLGRHPDAGLVPLTGPYDEGLLLGTMRAWPHSHGTIGFFYALLEKG comes from the coding sequence ATGGGGAAACTCAAACTCTCGGATAGGCAGCTGTATACACTGGTTGAGGCCGTGAAGCTCGGCGAGGAGGTAAAGCCGAGCCAGCAGGCGAGGAGGAAGGCCTTTGCGAGGTACAGGGTGGAGGGATGGGAGAACTCCAAACTGACGGGGATATTCTACTCCGTCCAGAGGAGGCTCGGGCTTATAGATGAGGTTATCGAGGAGCTTGTTGGGGTTTCCCCGCTGATACTCGACCCGTGGCTGAGGGCGACACTCAGGGTGGCAGTTGAGATCGCGGTTTTCAGGGATCCGAGTGAAAAAACCCGGGGGCACCTTAGGGGCCTTGCCCAGTTTCTGTCGAAGAGGACGCATCCCTACGTGGGCTATTATTACTACGACCTTCTTCCGGAGGTTTTCGAATACGTCCCGGTTATCGATACGGAGGAAAAGCGGCTGAAATGGGACTACCTGTTCCCGGAGTGGTTCATAGTGAAGATGAGGGGGCTGGTGGGGGACGAGGCAGGGGAGCTCCTCAAGGCACTCAACGAGACCCTGCCCACGAGCATCAGGGTCAACCTCCTGAAGGCAAGCGTTGAGGACGTTGAGCACTATCTGAGAAAAAAGAGCGTCCGCTTCGAGAGGAGCGGGAGAGTTGAGACCGTCATCAGGATTCTTGACCCCTTCAACCCGGAATGGCTCTTCAACAAGGGCTTCGCCATAGCGCAGGAGGAAGCTGCTGCCGTCGCATCGCTTGTACTGGATCCGAAGCCCGGCGAGACCGTCGTCGACCTGGCAGCTGCTCCCGGTGGCAAGACAGCCCACATGGCGGAGCTGATGAAAAACGAGGGGAAAATCTACGCCTTCGATGTTGATAAAGCCAGAATAAAGCGCATGAATGAGGTTCTCAGGCGTACTGGCGTTGAAATTGCCGAGATAGTCAGGGCGGACGGAAGGAAGGCACCGGATATTCTTGGGGAGGGGATCGCCGATGGGGTGATGCTCGATGCGCCGTGCACGAGCGACGGGACGATAGCCAAGAACCCGGAGCTGAGGTGGCGTCTCCGCGAGAAGAACATCCCAAAGGTTGTCTCCCTCCAGAAAGAACTCCTTGAGAGCGCGTGGAAGCTCCTGAGGCCGGAGGGAAGGTTACTCTACTCGACATGCTCGATGTTTCACGAGGAGAACGAGGGCGTTGTGGAGTGGTTCCTGGGCAGGCACCCCGATGCGGGGCTTGTCCCCCTGACCGGCCCCTACGATGAGGGCCTTTTGCTGGGGACGATGAGGGCATGGCCTCACAGTCACGGGACGATAGGGTTCTTCTACGCGTTGCTGGAAAAGGGGTGA